One genomic region from Amaranthus tricolor cultivar Red isolate AtriRed21 chromosome 12, ASM2621246v1, whole genome shotgun sequence encodes:
- the LOC130828170 gene encoding uncharacterized serine-rich protein C215.13, which yields MLSVKLVRSLVLGEAIINNPCLPHDNNDNVGHSNSSSHEEYDADDDDNTHLQIPIINPKIKKKKKMPLLLFTKTKELISDTFRLAKIARDIGMDFYPSPSLSHLLFSWPSSSSSSSSSSSFLPSPPFSSPSSNNRPSVSSNTTMTTTTTSTSTSSTFSLWGGTIPNDAVPLPFPSLSTSSSISLLRYFVSLSKGLFKLVFVEIDDSSRFNSYNYDCSTNFALVSRVSGKVVNSMEELSRVLAGNGWELYRSSENKQMAVALSSQPSSLVFMFRKKDSNRVRVKKIMINGGAGVGGECRIRELRLPSLDFKNGVPLRILQYILLMTDDVFYLAEL from the coding sequence ATGTTATCTGTAAAACTGGTAAGATCTCTGGTTCTGGGTGAAGCAATCATAAACAATCCATGTCTTCCccatgataataatgataatgtgGGTCATTCAAATTCATCTTCTcatgaagaatatgatgctgatgatgatgataataccCATCTTCAAATTCCTattataaaccctaaaatcaagaaaaagaagaagatgcCATTGTTGTTGTTCACTAAAACAAAGGAATTGATTAGTGATACATTTAGGTTAGCTAAGATTGCAAGAGATATTGGGATGGATTTTtatccttctccttctctttctcatcTTCTGTTTTCATggccatcatcatcatcatcgtcatcgtcATCGTCATCATTTCTACCATCTCCTCCATTTTCATCACCATCATCGAATAATCGACCATCAGTTTCATCGAATACaacaatgacaacaacaacaacatcgaCATCGACCTCTTCAACGTTTTCATTATGGGGTGGTACAATTCCAAACGACGCCGTTCCGCTTCCTTTTCCTTCTCTATCTACTTCTTCGTCAATTTCTCTGCTTCGTTACTTTGTTTCTCTCTCTAAAGGACTTTTCAAGCTTGTTTTCGTGGAAATCGATGATTCTTCAAGGTTTAATAGTTATAATTATGATTGTTCGACGAATTTTGCGTTGGTTTCTAGGGTTTCAGGGAAAGTTGTTAATTCAATGGAGGAACTTTCTAGGGTTTTGGCAGGGAATGGTTGGGAGCTTTATAGGTCGTCGGAAAATAAGCAAATGGCAGTGGCATTGTCGTCACAGCCTTCTTCGTTGGTGTTTATGTTTAGGAAAAAGGATTCAAATCGAGTTCGAGTTAAAAAGATAATGATCAATGGAGGTGCTGGTGTAGGTGGAGAATGTAGAATTAGGGAGCTAAGGTTGCCTTCATTGGATTTTAAGAATGGTGTTCCTTTGAGGATTTTGCAGTACATTTTGCTCATGACTGATGATGTTTTCTACCTTGCAGAATTATAA
- the LOC130828169 gene encoding pentatricopeptide repeat-containing protein At3g23020 yields the protein MFSKAQCFDISSFFQSPCHLQHTSFTIKFSVSPLETYDSSKKLKDSNFPEIPNKGFKKFRRFEKQNINPSVVVDTNKQSSFSQNPLGSVIEFNKLQSGKNLDQHSKNGVLESESGRKNFPTKKLHTKCSTKWASYGGCIPSILQALENTTDLDEAFRPWEERLSNKERSIILKEQLTWERAMEIFEWFKKKGCYELNVIHYNIMLRILGKAKKWSEVEKLWNEMKMRRIAPINSTYGTLIDVYSKGGLREEALIWLRRMNKQGMDPDEVTMGIVVQMYKKAGEFGKAEEFFKMWSSGKSIKGKHTLDVYRASAMKVNSNTPLSLSLYTYNTLIDTYGKSGRIEEMSQTFEKMLEDGVIPDTITFNTMMHIYGSIGRLDEVSRLVQKMDELNRAFDTRTYNILISLYAKRDDIHLAFSYFTKMKQVCLEPDPVSYRTLLYAFSIRQMVFEAEMLISEMDKKGLEIDEFTQSALTRMYIDAGMLEESWSWFERFHDKGNMTSECYAANIDAYGDRGYVDEAEKVFVCCQKNKIGVLEFNVMIKAYGIGKKYDKACQLFDSMEKLGVLPDRCSYISLIQSLAAADLPHVAKPYLFKMQQADLVNDCVPYCALISSFAKLGQLESAKSLYNEMIGYNVQPDVVLYGVLINTSAENGNVAEAMHYIDALKNAGLSLNDVICNSLIKLYTKVGYLEEAEDTYRLLQSFEKGADVYSSNCIIDLYSKRCMVREAEEIFEDVRVRGEANEFSYAMMLCMYKRTGRLEEAIRIAEKMQELRLLTELLSYNSVLGLFAVVGRLNEVVSIFKEMVRLEIELDDSTFKSLGLVLVKSGVPKKAVAKLEVVRKKDYRSGLQGWMSALTSVICKENYGDYEGD from the coding sequence ATGTTTAGCAAAGCTCAATGCTTTGATATTAGCTCTTTTTTCCAGTCCCCATGTCATTTACAACATACTTCCTTCACCATCAAATTTTCTGTTTCTCCACTTGAAACTTATGATTCTTCCAAAAAACTCAAAGATTCTAACTTTCCTGAAATACCCAATAAAGGTTTCAAGAAATTTAGAAGATTTGAGAAGCAGAATATAAACCCAAGTGTTGTAGTTGATACCAATAAACAAAGTAGTTTCAGTCAAAACCCACTTGGGTCTGTTATTGAATTCAATAAATTACAATCTGGGAAGAATTTGGATCAACATAGTAAAAATGGCGTGCTAGAATCAGAATCTGGGAGAAAAAATTTTCCTACAAAAAAGTTGCACACCAAGTGTTCGACGAAATGGGCCTCTTATGGTGGATGTATTCCTTCCATATTGCAGGCGTTAGAGAATACAACTGACTTAGACGAGGCTTTTCGACCATGGGAGGAGAGACTTAGCAACAAAGAGAGGAGTATAATTTTGAAGGAGCAATTGACTTGGGAGAGAGCTATGGAGATTTTTGAGTGGTTTAAGAAGAAGGGTTGTTATGAATTGAATGTGATTCATTATAATATCATGCTTAGGATTCtaggaaaagcaaaaaaatGGAGTGAAGTAGAAAAATTGTGGAATGAGATGAAGATGAGGAGGATTGCACCAATTAATTCTACTTATGGTACTCTTATTGATGTTTATAGCAAAGGTGGTCTTAGAGAGGAGGCTTTGATTTGGCTTAGAAGAATGAATAAACAAGGGATGGACCCTGATGAGGTTACTATGGGAATTGTTGTCCAAATGTACAAGAAAGCCGGTGAGTTTGGGAAAGCAGAAGAGTTCTTTAAAATGTGGTCTTCGGGCAAATCGATCAAAGGGAAGCATACACTTGACGTATATAGAGCTAGTGCCATGAAAGTGAATTCCAACACCCCACTTAGTTTGAGCTTGTATACATACAATACACTAATTGACACCTATGGGAAGTCTGGAAGAATTGAAGAAATGTCGCAAACTTTCGAAAAGATGCTAGAAGATGGAGTTATTCCTGATACGATAACCTTCAATACGATGATGCACATTTATGGCAGTATTGGCAGGCTAGATGAGGTCAGCAGATTGGTGCAAAAGATGGATGAGCTCAACCGTGCTTTTGATACAAGGACATATAACATTTTGATATCTTTGTATGCTAAGCGCGATGATATCCACCTTGCATTTAGTTATTTCACGAAGATGAAACAGGTGTGTCTTGAACCCGATCCTGTGAGCTATCGTACCCTTTTGTATGCTTTCTCTATAAGGCAAATGGTTTTCGAAGCAGAAATGCTTATTTCAGAAATGGATAAAAAGGGTCTTGAAATTGATGAATTTACGCAGTCTGCCTTGACTAGAATGTATATCGATGCTGGCATGCTTGAAGAGTCGTGGTCATGGTTTGAACGTTTCCACGACAAAGGCAATATGACCTCTGAATGCTATGCTGCGAACATTGATGCATATGGAGATCGTGGGTATGTCGATGAAGCTGAGAAAGTgtttgtttgttgccaaaagaacaaaatAGGTGTATTGGAATTCAATGTGATGATCAAAGCTTACGGCATAGGCAAGAAGTACGATAAAGCATGCCAGTTGTTTGACAGTATGGAGAAACTCGGTGTTCTGCCAGATAGATGCAGCTATATCTCCCTCATACAATCACTCGCTGCGGCTGATTTGCCCCATGTTGCAAAGCCATATCTGTTTAAGATGCAGCAAGCCGATCTTGTGAATGATTGTGTTCCTTACTGCGCTCTGATTTCGAGCTTTGCAAAACTTGGTCAGTTGGAATCGGCCAAAAGCTTGTACAATGAGATGATTGGTTATAATGTGCAGCCTGATGTAGTTCTATATGGTGTGCTAATCAATACTTCAGCCGAGAATGGAAATGTTGCCGAAGCCATGCACTATATCGATGCTCTGAAAAACGCCGGTCTTTCATTGAACGATGTAATTTGCAACTCCCTGATCAAACTCTATACAAAAGTTGGATACTTGGAAGAAGCAGAAGACACTTACAGACTGCTTCAATCATTTGAGAAGGGTGCAGATGTATATTCTTCGAATTGTATTATCGATTTGTATAGCAAACGGTGTATGGTTAGGGAAGCCGAAGAGATTTTTGAAGATGTGCGGGTAAGAGGTGAAGCAAATGAGTTCTCGTACGCAATGATGTTGTGCATGTACAAGAGGACAGGCAGGCTAGAAGAAGCAATTAGGATTGCAGAAAAGATGCAGGAACTAAGACTTTTGACCGAGCTTTTGAGCTATAATAGTGTGCTTGGTCTTTTTGCTGTTGTTGGAAGATTAAATGAGGTCGTTTCCATTTTTaaggaaatggttagactcgagaTAGAACTTGACGATTCGACTTTTAAGTCACTCGGGTTAGTTCTTGTGAAATCCGGGGTGCCCAAGAAGGCGGTTGCGAAATTAGAGGTAGTGAGAAAGAAGGATTATAGAAGTGGTCTGCAAGGATGGATGTCGGCCTTGACTTCTGTCATTTGCAAGGAAAATTATGGAGACTATGAAGGTGATTAA
- the LOC130828171 gene encoding uncharacterized protein LOC130828171 has translation MVRRRFPDAQTGIQWQKVLRKVGLGKEDRYFWKQVGKALLCTYALIGAAWVYNETSPLGWWTLKPRPKEEKELAHLYERREFPYPGDKEAMEDFVAKGGMIGTTIGPKGMIEVDKDSYNYQKVLQDKKFEQEANKLWIRMRNEVIAELQEKGFDIE, from the exons ATGGTGCGTAGGCGATTTCCAGATGCGCAAACAg GTATTCAATGGCAAAAAGTCTTAAGAAAAGTGGGATTAGGCAAAGAAGATAGGTACTTTTGGAAGCAAGTGGGTAAAGCATTACTATGTACTTATGCATTAATTGGAGCTGCTTGGGTTTACAATGAGACATCCCCACTTGGGTGGTGGACATTGAAACCTCGTCCTAAGGAGGAGAAAGAATTGGCTCATCTTTACGAAAGGCGAGAATTTCCATACCCGGGTGATAAAGAAGCTATGGAAGATTTCGTGGCGAAAGGAGGGATGATTGGTACTACCATTGGTCCTAAAGGAATGATTGAAGTTGATAAGGATTCATATAATTATCAGAAGGTATTGCAGGATAAGAAGTTTGAGCAGGAGGCTAATAAGCTGTGGATTAGGATGAGGAATGAAGTTATTGCTGAGCTTCAAGAAAAGGGTTTCGATATCGAATGA